AATTCTTTGTACAATGTTGGCAACTTCTTGGAatatctaaaattatttaaaagccaCCCAAATTTGAAGTAGttgttaattttataaagaagGCACTGTTAGgcgttggagttgtggctcagtggtagagcacttgcctggcatgtgtgaggccctgggtttaatccgcagcaccgcatataaataaaataaaagatccatttacaaccccccaaaaaaaatttttaaaagaatgcacagttatattatttttatgcttaAGTAAACTGAGGTAAAGAGATGTTAAACCTAAAAAGTTTCCATCATACACATCTTTGTCGGGAACTAGAAggacattctccttcaaagattagcctgacagccctctgggagacattctgccctgaaggcatcctgcagctacctatctccctggaacaccctgcggttatcaggatcatcagacatcttgcagctggcagttttacccacCCACATTCAGCAATTTCGAAGAgtttccccatccccagcatataaatacccctgtgtgaacaataaaagtttgcagcttgatcagaacttttgtcttgctgtcacctttcgtgtctcttgtcccttcattcctccccatctaggttcgctgcccacgttgatgtgtcctgccagaCGGGACACATCTTCCCAGAACCTCTCCAAGCATGCTCTAGTTCTCCATTATAAAGCAAGCTTTCTGGAAACAAGAGTGCATTTCTTTAGTTAATTTGTGTAGGGGAGGGCTTGGCACAGGTATGTTTTTAGTAAACATGCATTGTTAACTTGAATGACCTTGTGATGAGAAAAGATAGAAATAGcaaaatatatgtacattataATCCCATTTTGATATAGAAATCTAACTATGTACACTAGTATCTCATATTTGTATCATGATACATCAAccacagaaacatttttaaatatattttttagtttgtagttggacacaatttctttattttatttttatgtgatgctgaggatcgaacccaggaccttgcacatgctaggcgagcgctctaccactgagccacaatcacagcccccagaaacaattttttaagtatgaaatttttcttttcagtatagGAGAATATGAACCTGGTAAGAATGAAAAGCTCTGAGCAGGATGATTTTTGcatatccttttatattttattgtttcaaagaaaacttttaaaactggCCATGGAGACTTCAGGCTACTCCTCTGGCACCTTTGTCCCCATCAGGATATCTTACCTGCCACATCCAGATCCACCTTGAAGTGGGCACTGTGGGTGTGAATCGTGCCCAGCGTGTGCTCCCCAACTCGGTTCCCATACCTTTGAGCAGCACCAAAGAGGAACGAAGAGCTGATGTAGCCCGTGGCATGGACTTTGACTTCTATGGCCCCGTTGGGGTGGAAGATCATATCCCACACATAGTCATAGTTGAGCATGGTGGACACAGATCTGACGACCAGCACTGTCTCCGCAAGGCCCCCAAAATAGTAGGAGTTGAAATCTGAGTGGTGTCGCCGCAGCGGGAGGCCCTGATTCTGTTCAAACACACAAAAGGCATCATGTATTGTCTTGGGGGTCTGGGACTCCAAAAGGAAGTGCCAGTCCACATATGTGGCCAGGTAGGGGCAGTCCACCCCACGCGTCAAGGGTGAAGAGAAGTGGCCTAGGCCAAAGCCACCATCTGTGTAGCGGCTTCGCAGAGCAGCAGGAGAATTTCCACCATAGATAGTCAAGGCCTCCTGGACGCTGACTTCATAGGCCACCCTCTCCCCTTGGAAACGGATGTCAAAGATCCTCGGGCCACTGAAAGCTCCAAGGCCAAAGGAGAAAGTCCACATTGAGGAGGCCACTTGATTCCCCTGGACACTGAAGCGGGGACCCTGAGGATGGAACTGCAGAGGGGGAGCCCGACCAGGGGCCACTGGGGACTTCAGGGACCAGGACCCACCTGTGCCATTGTCTGGGATTACAACCACATTCACCAGGCCAGCCTCAAATTGGTCCTCTAGCTGGGCCAGACTCTCATAGTAGCGGCCTTGATAGAATACCTTCTGGATGGTCCAGTGGGCAGGGTCCAGGGCCTTGTGGTCCACCAGCAGCTCCAACCCCACAGGGTGCAGGAAAAACCCAGCCCCTGAGAGGTTGTAGTAGAGGCCAAACCAGGTGGCCCGGTCCCCTGATTGTAGACCACGGGGGGCTGTGTTCATTGTCACCAAGTTTTTTCTCTGGATTTTGTAGAAGCAGCAGTGGTGAAGGAGTCCCTTAGCCTGGGGCAGTTCTCTGTTGAAGATCATCTGGTCTATGTCCAGGTATTCTCGGATCAGCACAGGGCGTCGGTGGTAGGGCAGGGGGCCCCCATGACGCTCCACAGTCACATCCCGCATGTAGGAGGGGTGAGGCAGTGGCCCCACCACCAGTTCACtcacattgggctggggttgtccGCCAAAGAAGATGATGGCCAGCGCTTCTCGGGCAGGTGGCGGGCCCCCTCTGTCCAAGTGGGTCAAGGCTGCAGCCTTGGGGGGCAGCTGCAGCTCCACTGAGAAGACACAGTTGTCTGAGGGGCGAGCCTGGGCTGCATCCACCAGCCCTGGCCCCAGCTTCTGGGCTAGAAAACTCATCACAGCTGTCAGCTCTTCGGGGCTCAGGTCTGCAAACAGCTGGCCCTGGGCAGGGTGTGTCCAGGGCTGGGCACTAGGAGGAATGGAGGGGCAATGGGGAGCCAGGCCTGGTTTACATTCCCTGTCACTCCCAGCCCCATCTTTACACATACCTGTCACCAGAACACTAAGTaggtaaaaaataataaggatagCCATCTCTAAAGCTGAGGGCTGTCTCCAGGCTCTGATTCTGAATGCAGAACAGAAGATAGACAGGGCCTGAGTGTAGGTTGCCTTTCAGTCTCCAGAGGGTAGTGGTCTCTGGGCAGTACGGCCAGCAAGAGGCATGATAGTAACAGTAATGGGAATGACCAGCAACCCAGAGCAGAGGGGTGGAGCTGGAGGGGACCAGGGCTCAGGTCAAGTACAGGAGGTGGGGCTTAGATAGGACCCTGGACTTTGTATAACCCACACAAGCCTCCTGTTGCAAATCAAACAGCACACTCAGGGTCAGGCACATAGCTGGCAGGGTGGGTTTTGGAGAAAACAGCTGGCAGGAggcaagaggaaggagaagccacCCTGTCCTGGGGCTCTTCCTTCTCTAGGCTAGTGATGAAATCCTGGTACAAGGCCACCAGGAGAAACTCACCTGCCTACCCCTCTGTCAggttccctccttccctcctctagTTTGTGACACCCACCAGGCTGTGATTCCCACCACTGTCTCCTGCTCCCCCCAGCAACCAGAATCCTCCTGGCAGCCCAAGTGAAGCTGGAGAATAATGAGAACAATACAAAGCATCCAGGAGGGACTATTCTGAGGCTAAGCCAAGTACGTTTTGTGGAAGCCGTAAGCACCCTAAATCTCTGGAGGGGATTGTACAGCAGTGGCAGTAAAAGGTCAGACAAGAGATGTTGATGCTTGTACCATTGTGCCATTTTTTCCTTGGGGGTGGGTGCTAAGACCCTCACATTGTTACTGCCAGGCCAGTTACCAGTGACAAGGACTTCTCCTTCCTCAGATATGAAGATTGATCACCTGGGAAATGCCCAGGCAAGCTAGTAAactagttttatttaaaaaatagtaacacaGACTTCTTCGCACAGAAGGGGGCCTAGAACTGGGTGTCTGTGGGAGGAGTGAATCTTGTCCCTTTTTAATACCCaggtttctttcttctcatgTCCCCTCCCTTTATCCCAGGCGGTGAAAAAGCGGGTGAGGGGCAATTCAGAGGGAGCCACCCGCCCAGGAAGACTCCTTAATAATTTGCTACTGTGAGGCACAATCTCCCTGGTTGCATGTGAGTTTTTGGTTATCAATTAAGGGAGGGGGGAGTGTCCTGAAGACATTAACATTCCAATACCCCAGAAGCAGGTGACTTTGGCCATGATGAGGGGGATGTGTCCTGAAGGTATTAACATTCCTTTTTTCTTGAACCAGCTTTCTTCTTCCCAACCCTATTCAGCTTCCATCTTCCGATTCCTCTATTTACACTAACTGTCtgacctttcttcttccttcaacaTCCCCCTGAATAGGACTGACCTACTGACGGGCCAGGGCGAGGTAAAATGGGGCTAGGGAACCTAGCAGCTCTGCTCTCAACTCCAGGAAACCTTTGCCAAAATGGTGGAGATGCAGGGAATGCAACTGACTCCATTCTTCACAGCCCATAACTGGGAGCCTCTCTGCTAGGGGGTGGATATGTGGAAAGCCATTGCCATTTGACCAGCTGAATCCTGAGCAGAACCAGGAGAGACTGAGGGTCCCTGAGAGGACACCTGTATCTCATGTGCTGGGAGTGAAGGATCCTCTCTGACCTGGATATT
This DNA window, taken from Ictidomys tridecemlineatus isolate mIctTri1 unplaced genomic scaffold, mIctTri1.hap1 Scaffold_1260, whole genome shotgun sequence, encodes the following:
- the LOC101973899 gene encoding amine oxidase [copper-containing] 3; the encoded protein is MAILIIFYLLSVLVTGMCKDGAGSDRECKPGLAPHCPSIPPSAQPWTHPAQGQLFADLSPEELTAVMSFLAQKLGPGLVDAAQARPSDNCVFSVELQLPPKAAALTHLDRGGPPPAREALAIIFFGGQPQPNVSELVVGPLPHPSYMRDVTVERHGGPLPYHRRPVLIREYLDIDQMIFNRELPQAKGLLHHCCFYKIQRKNLVTMNTAPRGLQSGDRATWFGLYYNLSGAGFFLHPVGLELLVDHKALDPAHWTIQKVFYQGRYYESLAQLEDQFEAGLVNVVVIPDNGTGGSWSLKSPVAPGRAPPLQFHPQGPRFSVQGNQVASSMWTFSFGLGAFSGPRIFDIRFQGERVAYEVSVQEALTIYGGNSPAALRSRYTDGGFGLGHFSSPLTRGVDCPYLATYVDWHFLLESQTPKTIHDAFCVFEQNQGLPLRRHHSDFNSYYFGGLAETVLVVRSVSTMLNYDYVWDMIFHPNGAIEVKVHATGYISSSFLFGAAQRYGNRVGEHTLGTIHTHSAHFKVDLDVAGLENWVWAEDMAFVPTTVPWNPERQVQRMQVTRKLLETEEQAAFPLGGATPRYLYLASNHSNKWGHPRGYRIQILSFAGEPLPQNSSMERAFSWGRYQLAVTQRKEGEPSSTSIYNLNDPWTPTVDFTDFINNETIVGQDLVAWVTAGFLHIPHAEDIPNTVTVGNGVGFFLRPYNFFDEDPSFYSADSVYFREDQDAGDCGINPLACLSQAAACAPDLPAFSHGGFSHN